One genomic window of Evansella cellulosilytica DSM 2522 includes the following:
- a CDS encoding MFS transporter yields MTSTSSEIEHSFKILRIFNFAIYGTMALLMPYLPLYFQGAGFTNVQIGILMASGPFVSLIANPFWGYWSDKLQNTRKVLTIMLIGNLILSQIFFQMTIFVYVFAIMLFFFFFQTALNPMSNSIILHAIQNTRYQFGTFRLWGSLGFAIMAGVASPFIQMIGTENLGYIYGAFMIVVIFLCFGLPSQGKASGKVSFSGFTKLFKNGYFTAFLLLGILISIPNRMNATFISIFISDLGGGEIYVGASWLLAAILEVPVFLILDRYLRHSERLMMGLLGLVSLLFAIRWLLMSIAPTPLSITFIQLLHGFSFGIYFYTGTQLCALLIPDKYRASGQALYALAWMGVSGIIAGVIGGWIFDTLGARQMYSVGMWMSIIGALGFAFIWMLQKNRGKRS; encoded by the coding sequence ATGACTAGTACATCAAGTGAGATAGAACATTCATTTAAAATTTTAAGAATTTTTAACTTTGCCATTTACGGCACTATGGCTTTACTAATGCCTTACTTACCTTTATATTTTCAAGGTGCTGGATTTACCAATGTGCAAATAGGTATTTTAATGGCATCTGGTCCATTCGTTTCACTTATTGCAAACCCATTTTGGGGATATTGGAGTGATAAACTCCAAAATACGCGTAAAGTACTGACCATCATGTTAATTGGAAACCTTATTTTAAGCCAGATTTTCTTCCAAATGACAATCTTCGTTTATGTTTTTGCGATTATGCTCTTCTTCTTTTTTTTCCAGACAGCTTTAAATCCGATGAGTAATAGTATCATTTTACATGCGATACAAAATACACGTTACCAGTTTGGGACGTTTCGTTTATGGGGGTCACTTGGATTTGCTATTATGGCAGGAGTGGCAAGCCCATTTATACAAATGATTGGTACTGAAAATCTTGGGTACATATATGGTGCATTTATGATCGTTGTAATTTTTCTTTGCTTTGGTTTACCATCGCAAGGAAAGGCATCTGGCAAGGTTTCATTTAGTGGTTTTACAAAGCTCTTTAAAAATGGATATTTTACAGCATTTTTACTACTAGGTATTCTTATCTCTATCCCAAATCGTATGAATGCAACGTTTATTTCCATCTTTATTAGTGACTTAGGCGGTGGTGAAATATATGTTGGGGCATCTTGGTTATTAGCAGCTATATTGGAGGTTCCGGTCTTTTTAATTTTAGACCGCTATTTACGTCATTCTGAAAGGTTAATGATGGGATTATTAGGATTAGTGAGTTTGCTATTTGCAATTAGATGGTTATTAATGAGTATTGCCCCTACACCATTATCCATTACTTTTATACAGCTTTTACACGGATTTAGCTTTGGGATCTACTTTTACACTGGAACGCAACTCTGCGCTTTACTTATCCCTGACAAATACCGGGCAAGTGGGCAAGCACTTTATGCACTAGCCTGGATGGGGGTCTCTGGGATAATCGCAGGCGTAATAGGTGGTTGGATTTTTGATACGTTAGGTGCACGCCAAATGTACTCTGTTGGGATGTGGATGTCTATCATTGGTGCTCTCGGATTTGCTTTTATTTGGATGTTACAAAAAAACAGAGGTAAACGGAGCTAG
- a CDS encoding small acid-soluble spore protein H, with translation MDAQRAQEICSSTEMKSVLYNGQQIYIEHVDQGTGQATIHPLDDPNKKQSVSVTELTEQ, from the coding sequence ATGGATGCACAAAGAGCGCAGGAAATTTGTTCTTCTACTGAGATGAAAAGTGTACTCTACAACGGTCAACAAATTTATATTGAGCATGTCGACCAAGGGACTGGGCAAGCTACTATTCATCCGTTAGACGATCCAAATAAAAAGCAAAGCGTCTCAGTTACAGAGTTAACAGAACAGTAA
- a CDS encoding serine hydrolase domain-containing protein codes for MNIEEKIDSIFSKWQQGFCPGGQVIVRKDGETIYKKNFGYANIEHHVPVKDETVFHVASVSKQITVMCILLLHEDGKIHIDDDISKYIPDLVNFTEKVTIRNMINNVSGIRDQWELLGLSGVRIVDTITQRDALRVISKQKELNFTPTSKFLYSNSNFTLLSEIVERMCGASLQNFAYERIFKPLGMENTFFKDHFSKIIRNKANSYYNNGEGQYVYSVLNYGTYGATSLNTTATDFLKWMDNFKQSSICKEETLKMMYERPTLTDGSVSSYAGGIFIDKYKGHSYIEHGGRMQLIEVLSYVLSRQMLILFYFQIRKISQ; via the coding sequence GTGAATATAGAGGAGAAAATAGATTCCATATTTTCTAAATGGCAGCAAGGTTTTTGCCCGGGAGGTCAAGTTATCGTAAGAAAAGATGGGGAAACTATTTATAAAAAGAATTTTGGTTATGCAAATATAGAACACCACGTTCCGGTTAAAGATGAGACAGTTTTCCATGTAGCGTCAGTGTCAAAGCAAATAACGGTGATGTGCATATTATTGCTTCATGAGGATGGCAAGATACATATTGATGATGACATTAGTAAGTATATTCCTGATCTCGTGAACTTCACAGAAAAAGTAACGATTAGAAACATGATAAACAATGTCAGTGGTATAAGAGATCAGTGGGAATTACTAGGTTTAAGTGGAGTAAGAATTGTTGATACAATTACGCAAAGAGATGCACTTCGTGTTATAAGTAAACAAAAAGAGCTTAATTTTACTCCAACATCGAAATTTTTATATAGTAATTCAAACTTTACTTTACTATCAGAAATTGTTGAAAGAATGTGTGGTGCTTCACTTCAAAATTTTGCTTATGAAAGAATATTTAAGCCTTTAGGCATGGAGAATACATTCTTTAAAGATCATTTTTCGAAAATTATTCGAAACAAAGCAAATTCTTATTACAATAATGGTGAGGGGCAATATGTTTACAGTGTACTAAATTATGGTACTTACGGGGCAACGTCATTAAACACAACAGCTACTGATTTTTTAAAGTGGATGGACAACTTTAAGCAGTCGTCTATTTGTAAAGAGGAAACGCTAAAAATGATGTATGAGAGACCGACATTAACAGATGGATCAGTAAGTAGTTATGCTGGTGGGATATTTATTGATAAATATAAAGGACATTCATATATTGAGCACGGGGGGCGGATGCAGCTTATAGAAGTGCTGTCATACGTTTTATCGAGGCAGATGTTGATATTGTTTTATTTTCAAATACGCAAAATATCGCAATGA
- a CDS encoding DJ-1/PfpI family protein yields the protein MMKKIGFIVYEGFAIWQVSLMQMFLKQDGWEINTLSVDGGLVATDGGIYVDSEILDNKDPKEYDLILLAGGEINESLLDKQTLIDFLQEYDGIIAASCASSMILGSAGLLDCEYTTMPHIHAIYNEYYEDGTYVDTDLCVTDRIITSRGHAHYEFMMAVFEKVGFTKNDPKIEKLALKLSKGV from the coding sequence ATGATGAAAAAAATAGGGTTTATTGTATATGAAGGCTTTGCGATTTGGCAAGTTAGTCTCATGCAGATGTTTTTAAAGCAAGACGGCTGGGAAATAAATACACTTTCTGTAGATGGTGGTTTAGTAGCAACTGATGGAGGAATCTATGTTGACTCTGAGATTCTAGATAATAAAGATCCTAAGGAATATGATTTGATCTTGCTAGCTGGTGGAGAAATAAATGAAAGTTTATTAGATAAACAAACTCTTATTGATTTTCTTCAAGAATATGACGGTATTATTGCTGCAAGCTGCGCGTCATCTATGATACTTGGATCAGCCGGATTATTAGATTGTGAATACACGACAATGCCGCATATCCATGCCATATACAATGAGTATTATGAAGACGGAACGTATGTTGATACTGATTTATGTGTGACAGATAGAATTATTACTAGTAGAGGACATGCGCATTATGAATTTATGATGGCCGTTTTTGAGAAGGTTGGATTTACTAAAAATGATCCTAAAATAGAAAAGCTTGCTTTAAAGCTCTCAAAAGGAGTATAA